The following proteins are encoded in a genomic region of Triticum dicoccoides isolate Atlit2015 ecotype Zavitan chromosome 1B, WEW_v2.0, whole genome shotgun sequence:
- the LOC119340349 gene encoding protein trichome birefringence-like 33: protein MVATESAYIICPPLRNFALLPPSSRSPHSASKEIDQGIIISTRDMMVKAPAHSSSSAAAAAATFSLVAKKARLSPFILLSLLFMLLFSFLYGEELAALIGQRAGRHSAHFDVSVNREHQQPPDGSGVEDGWQRKKKRWQGRLAFAVNDEDEDEECDVFSGSWVQDEEAHPLYREEECPYIQPQLTCQAQGRPDRGYQSWRWQPHDCTLPAFNPTQMLETLRNKRMMFVGDSLNRGQFTSMVCLLQSAIPSPEAKSFEMSPDQQHTVFTAREYNATVEFYWAPFLLQSNADDAVVHKISDRMVRNGSISHHGHHWEGADVLVFNTYLWWCTGLRFRVMNGPIAEAREEDAVWVSTEEAYGMAFRDMLQWVRDKMDFNTTRVFFTSMSPTHGKSQDWGDAPGGNCYNETAMIEDAGYWGTDGRRSVMRVIREILDGDGADVPLTFLNVTQLSMYRKDAHTSIYKKQWNPLTPEQVADPRTYADCVHWCLPGLQDTWNELLYSKLFYP, encoded by the exons ATGGTGGCAACTGAATCAGCCTATATAATATGCCCCCCACTTAGGAACTTTGCACTGCTGCCACCATCATCACGCTCTCCGCATTCTGCAAGCAAAGAGATTGATCAGGGGATCATCATATCGACCAGGGATATGATGGTGAAGGCGCCTGCCCACTCCTCgtcctcggccgccgccgccgcggccacctTCTCGCTGGTCGCCAAGAAGGCGCGGCTCTCGCCGTTCATCCTGCTGTCGCTGCTCTTCATGCTCCTCTTCTCCTTCCTCTACGGGGAAGAGCTGGCGGCGCTCATCGGCCAGCGAGCTGGTCGACATTCGGCGCACTTCGACGTCAGCGTCAACCGCGAGCATCAGCAGCCGCCCG ATGGATCGGGGGTGGAGGATgggtggcagaggaagaagaagaggtggcaGGGGAGGCTGGCGTTCGCGGTGaacgacgaggacgaggacgaggagtgCGACGTGTTCTCGGGGAGCTGGGTGCAGGACGAGGAGGCGCACCCGCTGTACCGGGAGGAGGAGTGCCCCTACATCCAGCCGCAGCTCACCTGCCAGGCGCAGGGGCGCCCCGACAGGGGCTACCAGTCCTGGCGATGGCAGCCGCACGACTGCACCCTCCCCGC TTTCAACCCGACGCAGATGCTGGAGACGCTGCGGAACAAGCGGATGATGTTCGTGGGCGACTCGCTGAACCGCGGGCAGTTCACGTCCATGGTGTGCCTCCTCCAGTCCGCCATCCCGTCCCCGGAGGCCAAGTCCTTCGAGATGTCCCCCGACCAGCAGCACACCGTGTTCACCGCCAGGGAGTACAACGCGACGGTGGAGTTCTACTGGGCGCCCTTCCTGCTGCAGTCCAACGCGGACGACGCCGTGGTGCACAAGATCTCCGACCGCATGGTGCGCAACGGCTCCATCTCCCACCACGGCCACCACTGGGAGGGCGCCGACGTGCTGGTCTTCAACACCTACCTCTGGTGGTGCACCGGGCTGCGCTTCAGGGTCATGAACGGGCCGATCGCGGAGGCCAGGGAGGAGGACGCGGTGTGGGTGTCGACCGAGGAGGCCTACGGCATGGCGTTCCGCGACATGCTGCAGTGGGTGAGGGACAAGATGGACTTCAACACCACCAGGGTCTTCTTCACCAGCATGTCGCCCACCCACGGCAAGAGCCAGGACTGGGGGGACGCGCCGGGGGGCAACTGCTACAACGAGACGGCGATGATCGAGGACGCCGGGTACTGGGGCACGGACGGGCGGCGGAGCGTGATGCGGGTGATCAGGGAGATCCTCGACGGCGACGGCGCCGACGTGCCGCTCACGTTCCTCAACGTGACGCAGCTGTCCATGTACCGCAAGGACGCGCACACCTCCATCTACAAGAAGCAGTGGAACCCGCTGACGCCGGAGCAGGTCGCCGACCCCAGGACCTACGCCGACTGCGTCCACTGGTGCCTCCCGGGGCTCCAGGACACGTGGAACGAACTCCTCTACTCCAAGCTCTTCTACCCTTGA